In Sedimenticola thiotaurini, the following proteins share a genomic window:
- a CDS encoding EAL domain-containing protein, whose product MEQNQHTSQWDNLAACDPKGLQEVPAHCRRALYLECILNGSGISAIVATDADFIIRYYNPAAQQLFDLSPAEAGGKGISEVPALGLADTSRFQEMVDSISESGEYYYALERLVQDEPRHIESLISGIYDDRQQLVGFILNARDVTSRKAQEERITRKVAEEQCLGMLLHLSLGRMDVETFLQRSLESLLESIPWLNLLPKGAIFLVQRDEQKESLRLVAKHRLAERVVRCCQQVAFGYCVCGHAAIQRDVLYIADTTDARHDVNYPDMEPHGHYSVPLLLGDTLLGVLTLYLPPGRQEKMSDKAFLKRVADVLSMGISKRQTESALAYEAQYDGLTALPNRRQIILHIDQALARASRHGYIGAVMFIDLDHFKNINDSLGHNIGDQVLQQVARRLVNTLRQEDVVARLGGDEFVVLLADEGRQPKQVVKQAQLVAEKIRQSLSITYNVGGYTLNVTPSIGVALFPDNDANTTQVLQQADTAMYRAKADGRNCIRFFLPVMQELANERLVVEQNLRWALDKRKLQLHYQPQVDFGGRMIGAEVLLRCPDKSGNFNRIDLCIDVAESTGLILPIGEWVLREACLNLKRWLDSGMAGPLCHFCVNISPKQFLQRGFVSMVQRVIGETGVDPHRLVLEITESTLIDAKTDAVLTMEELQSIGIRVAMDDFGTGYSSLSYLTHLPLDILKIDRSFVSGISLDPKNAAVVQALMTMARELQISVIAEGVETTDDLNFLVQKGCEYFQGFHFSKPQSELEFAGYLEQQVRSA is encoded by the coding sequence GTGGAGCAAAATCAGCACACATCCCAGTGGGATAATCTGGCCGCTTGTGATCCGAAGGGTTTGCAGGAGGTGCCGGCACATTGCCGCCGTGCCCTGTATCTGGAGTGTATTCTCAACGGATCGGGCATCAGCGCCATAGTGGCGACCGATGCGGACTTTATCATCCGTTACTATAATCCCGCCGCGCAGCAGCTGTTTGACCTGAGCCCTGCAGAGGCGGGGGGGAAAGGTATCAGTGAGGTTCCCGCTCTGGGATTGGCCGATACCAGCCGTTTTCAGGAGATGGTTGACAGCATCAGCGAATCCGGCGAGTACTACTACGCGCTGGAACGGCTGGTCCAGGATGAACCCCGCCATATCGAGAGCCTGATCAGCGGTATTTATGATGATCGGCAGCAGCTGGTGGGCTTTATTTTAAACGCCCGGGATGTGACCAGTCGCAAGGCCCAGGAAGAGCGAATTACCCGCAAGGTGGCGGAAGAGCAGTGCCTGGGAATGCTGCTGCACCTCTCCCTGGGGCGGATGGATGTGGAGACATTCCTGCAGCGCTCCCTTGAATCACTCCTCGAATCGATACCCTGGCTTAACCTGTTGCCAAAAGGGGCCATATTTCTGGTGCAGCGAGACGAGCAGAAGGAGTCGCTTCGGTTGGTGGCAAAGCACCGCCTGGCCGAACGGGTGGTGAGATGTTGCCAACAGGTCGCCTTTGGTTACTGCGTCTGTGGACATGCGGCCATTCAGCGGGATGTTCTGTACATTGCCGACACGACCGATGCCCGGCATGACGTCAATTACCCCGATATGGAGCCTCATGGGCACTACTCCGTTCCCCTGCTGCTGGGGGATACCCTGCTGGGTGTACTGACCCTCTATCTGCCTCCCGGGAGGCAGGAGAAGATGAGTGACAAGGCGTTTCTGAAACGGGTTGCCGATGTTCTCTCCATGGGTATTTCAAAACGGCAGACTGAGTCCGCCCTGGCCTATGAAGCTCAATACGATGGCCTGACCGCCTTACCCAATCGCAGACAGATTATTCTGCACATCGACCAGGCCCTTGCCAGGGCCAGTCGGCATGGCTATATCGGCGCGGTCATGTTTATCGATCTGGACCATTTCAAGAATATTAACGACTCTTTGGGACACAACATCGGTGACCAGGTGCTGCAACAGGTTGCCAGACGACTGGTCAATACGCTTCGCCAGGAGGATGTGGTGGCCAGGCTGGGCGGCGATGAGTTCGTGGTGCTGCTCGCAGATGAGGGACGGCAGCCCAAGCAGGTGGTAAAACAGGCCCAGCTGGTGGCGGAGAAGATCCGTCAGTCCCTCTCCATCACCTACAATGTCGGCGGCTATACCCTGAATGTGACGCCGAGCATCGGGGTTGCGCTGTTTCCCGATAATGATGCGAACACCACCCAGGTGCTGCAACAGGCCGATACCGCTATGTATAGAGCCAAGGCGGACGGCCGCAACTGCATCCGGTTTTTCCTGCCGGTTATGCAGGAACTGGCCAACGAACGCCTGGTGGTTGAGCAGAATCTTCGCTGGGCGCTGGATAAACGTAAACTGCAACTCCATTATCAACCCCAGGTGGATTTCGGTGGCCGTATGATCGGGGCCGAGGTGCTGCTGCGCTGCCCGGACAAGAGCGGCAACTTCAATCGGATTGATCTCTGTATCGATGTGGCCGAATCAACCGGTCTGATCCTGCCGATTGGTGAATGGGTGCTGCGGGAGGCGTGTCTGAACCTCAAACGCTGGCTGGACAGCGGCATGGCCGGGCCACTGTGTCACTTTTGTGTCAATATCAGCCCGAAGCAGTTCCTTCAGCGGGGTTTTGTATCCATGGTCCAGCGGGTGATTGGGGAAACCGGGGTGGATCCCCATCGCCTGGTGCTGGAAATTACCGAAAGCACCCTGATCGATGCGAAAACAGACGCCGTGTTGACCATGGAAGAGCTCCAGTCGATCGGTATTCGTGTTGCCATGGATGATTTTGGAACGGGCTATTCATCCCTCTCCTACCTGACCCATCTCCCTCTGGATATCCTCAAGATTGACCGTTCATTCGTCTCCGGTATCAGTCTTGATCCGAAGAACGCGGCGGTTGTGCAGGCCCTCATGACCATGGCCCGTGAGCTTCAGATCAGTGTTATTGCAGAAGGGGTGGAGACCACGGATGACCTCAATTTTCTTGTTCAGAAAGGGTGTGAATATTTCCAGGGTTTCCATTTCAGCAAGCCGCAATCTGAGCTGGAGTTCGCCGGCTACCTGGAACAACAGGTTCGATCCGCCTGA
- a CDS encoding PAS domain S-box protein yields the protein MNRDITRGDQEARLSMLTQAVEQINVASGPGEILRLLVEQAVELSGADAGAVGLREADGIDFNHLLLNADWCPVRHHFALGEGIAGQVLLQERSFTCTECQNRADASWQVEQIAGLKAVLAVPLRLRQGTRVLGCLELYSTAGGTAFSDPCRSLLDVLVASASGALEKSRQLQAGKDRQHDMETCLDRFMRSQQFSDLGTWEWNLQTEEVYWSESIGPLFGFPAGKVDITYDIFLTIVHPADRQMVMDAVETTLESGAPFAAEYRVVWPDETIHWVLARGGVQLDNRGAPLRLLGVVQDITRRREVEQALRESEARFRGLVESTSDWIWEVDPQGRYTYVSPQVGHVLGYAPEGLIGKRPFDLMDPSERARLHDEFFSLVKDRRPIRRLVNTNRHITGRPVVLETSGVPFYDHQGAFAGYRGIDRDITDRVTTERALEEQTLHNRLILENSRDGLVVLNLDGSIREVNDAYCRMVGHERHELLKMNVVELNTFDPPKVVLAQLEQIRDAGHDRFETRHVTRKGAVIDLDVSAAFARVGEDQFIFSFVRDVTGRRRQEQQRLQEVRAQRDTLVREVHHRIKNHLQGIISLLRNHIRDKPELTDALESAISQVESIALVHGLQSRLSQGGIELARLLETICDALRHLSSTGMDLEIQCPEFAIDVCPEDAVPLALIINELLQNAIKHGDPADGLATPITVTLGLEDERVILQVSNAGVAPNIDLKQGDGLGTGLMLVRDLLPHQGAELSLAVKQDRVITRLVLQAPVVRLGRRVQDLSEPKRLI from the coding sequence GTGAACAGGGATATCACACGGGGTGATCAGGAAGCCCGATTGTCAATGCTTACCCAGGCGGTTGAGCAGATCAACGTTGCGTCCGGGCCGGGAGAGATTCTGCGTCTGTTGGTGGAACAGGCAGTGGAACTGAGCGGCGCTGATGCCGGTGCGGTTGGTCTGCGGGAAGCTGACGGGATTGACTTCAACCATCTCCTGCTAAATGCCGATTGGTGCCCGGTCCGCCACCATTTTGCCCTGGGGGAGGGGATTGCCGGACAGGTCCTGCTGCAGGAGAGAAGTTTTACCTGTACAGAGTGCCAGAATCGTGCCGACGCCAGTTGGCAGGTGGAGCAGATAGCCGGTTTGAAAGCGGTGCTGGCGGTGCCCCTTCGCTTAAGGCAGGGCACGAGGGTGCTGGGGTGTCTGGAGCTCTACAGCACGGCTGGTGGTACTGCATTCAGCGACCCCTGTCGATCCCTGTTGGACGTGCTGGTGGCCAGCGCCTCGGGTGCCCTGGAAAAAAGCCGCCAGCTGCAGGCCGGTAAGGATAGACAGCACGACATGGAAACCTGTCTGGACCGGTTTATGCGCAGTCAGCAGTTTAGCGATCTGGGAACCTGGGAGTGGAATCTCCAGACAGAAGAAGTCTATTGGAGTGAATCGATCGGCCCCTTGTTTGGCTTTCCGGCCGGCAAAGTGGACATCACGTATGACATTTTTCTCACGATTGTGCACCCGGCGGATCGTCAGATGGTTATGGATGCGGTTGAAACGACGCTTGAAAGCGGTGCTCCTTTCGCGGCCGAGTACCGGGTGGTTTGGCCGGATGAAACGATCCACTGGGTTCTGGCCCGTGGTGGTGTACAGCTTGATAACAGGGGTGCGCCGCTACGCCTGCTGGGTGTGGTGCAGGACATTACCCGGCGTCGGGAGGTGGAGCAGGCGTTACGGGAGAGCGAGGCCCGTTTTCGTGGCCTGGTGGAGAGCACCAGTGACTGGATCTGGGAAGTGGATCCGCAGGGCCGCTATACCTACGTCAGTCCGCAGGTCGGGCATGTGTTGGGCTATGCACCCGAGGGGTTGATCGGCAAGCGTCCCTTTGACCTGATGGATCCCTCGGAGCGGGCCCGTTTGCATGATGAGTTCTTTTCGCTGGTCAAGGATCGGCGACCGATTCGTCGCCTGGTCAATACCAATCGGCATATTACCGGCCGACCGGTGGTTCTGGAGACCAGTGGTGTGCCGTTTTATGATCATCAGGGAGCCTTTGCCGGATATCGCGGAATTGATCGGGATATCACGGATCGGGTCACTACGGAGCGGGCACTGGAGGAACAGACTCTGCATAACCGGTTGATACTGGAGAACAGCCGCGATGGATTGGTGGTCCTGAATCTGGACGGTTCCATCCGGGAAGTGAATGACGCCTACTGTCGGATGGTTGGCCACGAGCGACATGAGCTGCTGAAGATGAATGTGGTGGAGCTGAATACATTTGACCCGCCGAAAGTGGTCCTGGCCCAACTGGAACAGATACGCGACGCTGGACACGACCGTTTTGAGACCCGTCATGTGACACGGAAAGGAGCAGTGATCGACCTGGATGTGAGTGCGGCGTTTGCCCGGGTGGGAGAAGACCAGTTCATCTTCTCCTTTGTTCGGGATGTTACCGGGCGCCGGCGGCAGGAGCAGCAACGGCTTCAGGAGGTGCGGGCCCAGCGGGACACCCTGGTGCGGGAGGTCCACCACCGTATCAAGAATCATCTGCAGGGGATCATCAGTCTGCTGCGTAACCATATCCGGGACAAACCGGAACTGACCGATGCCCTGGAGTCAGCTATCAGCCAGGTGGAGTCGATTGCGCTGGTGCACGGCTTACAGAGCCGTTTGAGCCAGGGAGGCATTGAACTGGCCCGTCTGCTGGAGACGATCTGCGATGCCTTGAGGCATCTCTCATCCACCGGAATGGATCTGGAGATCCAATGCCCGGAATTTGCCATTGATGTATGTCCGGAAGATGCGGTGCCTCTGGCCCTGATTATTAATGAACTGTTACAGAATGCCATCAAGCACGGAGATCCAGCGGATGGATTGGCAACACCGATAACAGTGACGTTGGGGCTGGAAGATGAGCGGGTGATCCTCCAGGTCAGCAATGCCGGGGTTGCACCAAATATAGATCTGAAGCAAGGGGACGGGTTGGGTACCGGACTGATGCTGGTTAGGGACCTGTTACCCCATCAGGGTGCTGAACTCTCACTCGCGGTAAAACAGGATCGGGTTATCACCCGGTTGGTACTGCAGGCCCCGGTGGTCAGGTTGGGGCGACGGGTTCAGGATTTGTCAGAGCCAAAGCGGTTGATATAG
- a CDS encoding Rrf2 family transcriptional regulator, producing MRLTTFTDYTIRVLIYIGLHPGQRATISELADAYQISRNHLMKVVHHLGQTGYIDTLRGKGGGFQLAQPPEQINIGKLVRRTEQHTTLVECFSETDSHCRISPTCRMKAILNEALAAFYAVLDQYSLADLISNGQQLTELLTDQAIPHPLE from the coding sequence ATGCGGTTAACCACCTTTACTGATTATACTATCCGGGTACTGATCTATATCGGTCTGCATCCCGGACAGCGGGCCACCATCAGTGAACTGGCGGATGCCTACCAGATCTCCCGCAATCATCTGATGAAAGTGGTTCATCACCTGGGACAGACCGGTTATATCGACACCCTGCGTGGTAAGGGGGGTGGATTCCAGCTGGCCCAGCCACCGGAGCAGATCAACATCGGTAAGCTGGTGCGCAGAACTGAACAACATACCACCCTGGTGGAGTGCTTCAGCGAGACCGACAGTCATTGCCGTATCAGCCCGACCTGCCGCATGAAAGCGATACTGAACGAAGCGTTGGCCGCCTTTTATGCCGTGCTGGATCAATACTCCCTGGCCGACCTGATCAGTAACGGCCAGCAGCTTACAGAGCTGTTAACCGACCAGGCCATCCCCCATCCCCTGGAGTAA
- a CDS encoding ferredoxin--NADP reductase encodes MVSPRHPVILKERRELAPNTLELAYVREDGEPISYLPGQFFSVDFKHQGEEKSRSYSAAGRVADLRDNREFRFAITAVPDGAASNYFFQASPGDPAKMSGPFGALVLPRQDPARYLLIGTGTGVAPYRAMLPELERRMAQNPALQVELVMGVRTPQDLIYGDEFAALAATFPGFSFHACYSREMPETPQAHEFSGRVDRRFESLAVDPQRDMAYLCGNPDMVDESAAWFMERDFSAKILKREKYKFSTF; translated from the coding sequence ATGGTCAGTCCCAGACATCCGGTGATTCTGAAAGAGCGGCGTGAGCTTGCGCCCAATACGCTTGAGCTGGCCTACGTGCGTGAAGATGGGGAGCCCATCAGTTATCTGCCAGGGCAGTTCTTTTCCGTCGATTTCAAACACCAGGGCGAAGAGAAGAGTCGCAGCTACAGCGCCGCCGGGCGGGTGGCCGATCTGCGGGACAATCGGGAGTTTCGCTTCGCCATCACGGCAGTGCCCGATGGTGCCGCCTCGAACTACTTTTTCCAGGCCAGTCCGGGGGATCCGGCAAAGATGAGCGGCCCGTTCGGTGCCCTGGTGCTGCCGCGGCAGGATCCGGCCCGCTATCTGCTGATCGGTACCGGCACCGGTGTGGCGCCCTACCGGGCCATGCTGCCGGAACTGGAACGACGCATGGCACAGAATCCGGCACTGCAGGTGGAGTTGGTGATGGGGGTGCGGACACCCCAGGATCTGATCTACGGTGATGAGTTTGCCGCATTGGCAGCCACTTTCCCCGGCTTCAGCTTCCACGCCTGCTACAGCCGTGAAATGCCGGAGACACCCCAGGCACATGAGTTCAGCGGACGGGTGGACAGGCGGTTTGAATCCCTGGCTGTGGATCCTCAGCGGGACATGGCTTATTTGTGTGGCAATCCCGACATGGTGGACGAGTCGGCGGCCTGGTTCATGGAGCGGGATTTTTCAGCGAAAATCCTGAAACGGGAGAAGTACAAGTTTTCGACCTTTTGA
- a CDS encoding ANTAR domain-containing response regulator: MPKKLLLVDDDALVLATFGRGLRDAGYQVLVAASGDEALELVSAECPDLAILDIRMPGISGIELSRQFNQLKIPVVHLSAYDDQETLQAALEQGALGYLIKPIDVAKAVPTIETALIRAAELWRLQESEGRLNQALDTANVVNFAVGIISERHRIDRRSAFDMMRNQARSERRKVKEIAREILEASDYINRFGSDKS, encoded by the coding sequence ATGCCCAAAAAGCTCCTTCTGGTTGACGACGATGCCCTGGTACTGGCCACCTTCGGGCGTGGTTTGCGGGATGCCGGTTACCAGGTGCTGGTCGCTGCAAGCGGCGATGAGGCCCTGGAGCTTGTTAGCGCAGAGTGCCCGGACCTGGCTATTCTGGATATCCGCATGCCCGGCATCTCGGGCATTGAACTCTCCCGGCAGTTCAACCAACTGAAGATACCCGTGGTACACCTGTCCGCCTACGATGATCAGGAGACGCTGCAGGCCGCCCTGGAACAGGGTGCCCTGGGCTATCTGATAAAACCGATTGATGTGGCGAAGGCGGTACCCACGATCGAAACAGCCCTGATACGGGCCGCAGAACTCTGGCGTCTGCAGGAAAGTGAAGGCCGACTCAATCAGGCACTGGATACCGCCAATGTGGTCAACTTTGCTGTTGGTATTATCTCTGAACGCCACCGCATCGATCGGCGCAGTGCATTTGACATGATGCGCAACCAGGCCCGTTCAGAACGCCGCAAGGTGAAGGAGATCGCACGGGAGATCCTGGAAGCCAGCGACTATATCAACCGCTTTGGCTCTGACAAATCCTGA
- the hspQ gene encoding heat shock protein HspQ → MKTAKWNVGQLVQHKLFGYRGVIYDVDAEFQLTDAWYEQMAKSRPPKDEPWYRVLVDGSDYETYVAQCNLEADRVGKPIEHPDIGRVFRGFNGERYFAGQPN, encoded by the coding sequence ATGAAAACTGCAAAATGGAACGTCGGACAACTGGTGCAGCACAAGCTGTTTGGTTACCGCGGAGTCATCTATGACGTGGATGCCGAGTTCCAGCTGACCGATGCCTGGTATGAACAGATGGCCAAAAGCCGTCCGCCAAAAGATGAACCCTGGTACCGGGTTCTGGTGGATGGTTCGGATTACGAAACCTATGTGGCCCAGTGTAACCTGGAAGCGGACCGGGTCGGCAAGCCGATTGAACATCCCGATATCGGCCGGGTCTTCAGGGGGTTTAACGGCGAGCGTTATTTCGCCGGACAGCCGAACTAG
- a CDS encoding class II fumarate hydratase has protein sequence MTESTYRIEQDSMGELKVPADALYSAQTQRAVENFPISGLRLPQRFIQAGLMIKRAAAETNRELGLLEPAVAEAIIQATSQLLEAIPLEQFPVDVFQTGSGTSSNMNLNEVIATLAARQGTTVHPNDDVNMCQSSNDVIPGTIHLSAALALEQQLLPALGELADTLRQRATELESVCKTGRTHLMDAMPITLGQELNAWASQIEHNIERLGECRQRIQQLPLGGTAVGTGINAHPEFSRRIIHRLSQDTGLSLTAMPCLMEGLSSQDSAVELSGQLRVTAISLYKIANDLRWMNSGPIAGLGEIELTALQPGSSIMPGKINPVIPEAVMMVAAQVTGNDATIAMAGQAGNFQLNTMLPLIAYNLLQSIELLANGSRLLAEKAIAGFKVHEQKLQQRLALNPILVTALNPIVGYQKAAEICKQAYREGRAVVDVAAEQTDLDRAELERLLDPALLTRGGIHDIQDTKK, from the coding sequence GTGACCGAGTCAACTTATCGCATCGAACAAGACAGCATGGGCGAGCTCAAAGTACCCGCCGATGCCCTGTATAGTGCCCAGACCCAGCGGGCGGTGGAAAATTTCCCCATCAGCGGGCTGCGTCTGCCGCAGCGTTTTATCCAGGCCGGACTCATGATCAAGCGGGCGGCAGCGGAAACCAACCGGGAACTGGGACTGCTGGAACCGGCGGTTGCCGAGGCAATCATCCAGGCCACCAGCCAACTGCTTGAAGCGATCCCCCTGGAGCAGTTTCCGGTGGACGTGTTCCAGACCGGCTCCGGAACCAGCAGCAACATGAACCTGAATGAGGTGATCGCCACCCTCGCAGCCCGACAGGGCACCACGGTTCACCCCAATGACGACGTCAATATGTGCCAGAGCAGCAACGATGTAATCCCCGGCACGATTCACCTGAGCGCCGCCCTGGCCCTGGAACAGCAGCTGTTACCCGCCCTGGGGGAGCTGGCCGATACCCTCAGGCAGCGCGCCACGGAGCTGGAGTCGGTCTGCAAAACCGGCCGTACCCACCTGATGGATGCCATGCCCATCACCCTGGGCCAGGAGCTCAACGCCTGGGCCAGTCAGATCGAACACAATATAGAACGCCTGGGGGAGTGCCGGCAGCGCATCCAGCAACTGCCACTGGGGGGAACCGCCGTGGGAACCGGCATCAACGCCCACCCGGAGTTCTCCCGGCGCATTATCCACAGATTGAGCCAGGACACCGGCCTGTCACTGACCGCCATGCCGTGCCTGATGGAGGGTTTAAGCAGTCAGGACAGTGCGGTCGAGCTCTCCGGTCAACTCCGGGTGACGGCCATCAGCCTGTACAAGATTGCCAATGATCTGCGCTGGATGAACAGCGGCCCGATCGCCGGCCTCGGCGAGATTGAACTGACCGCCCTGCAACCCGGCTCCAGCATCATGCCGGGCAAGATCAATCCGGTCATCCCCGAGGCGGTGATGATGGTGGCCGCCCAGGTAACCGGCAATGACGCTACCATCGCCATGGCCGGCCAGGCCGGTAACTTCCAGCTCAACACCATGTTGCCGTTGATCGCCTACAACCTGTTGCAGAGCATCGAACTGCTTGCCAACGGCTCCCGACTGTTGGCGGAAAAGGCTATCGCAGGATTCAAGGTGCATGAACAGAAGCTGCAACAGCGGCTCGCCCTGAACCCGATCCTGGTAACCGCCCTGAATCCCATCGTGGGTTACCAGAAAGCGGCCGAGATCTGTAAACAGGCCTACCGGGAAGGGCGCGCCGTCGTGGATGTGGCCGCAGAACAGACCGACCTGGATCGGGCCGAGCTGGAGCGGCTGCTGGATCCGGCGTTACTCACCCGGGGTGGAATCCATGACATCCAGGACACAAAAAAGTAG
- a CDS encoding methyl-accepting chemotaxis protein produces MKGILIPAMFLMERLRYPLKFGLIFLVVLVPLVVLSYTLIDHIDERLEAIEHERLGLAYIKAVRQPIEHLQQHRGMTSAFLNGAENFRDPIQRKRVDVDQAMAALLAMDREQGALLDTGDRVIELMDRWERIKSSSMEQTTAVAIQSHTELLADMIGLISHVADASEITLDSQLDTYYLGDAVVNNLINLTENMGQARALGSGAAAVGMLDEQAYVRLAVLADSINSYAKRSDAGLAAAIRGNGSLDEKLSGPVAANSRSIARMQSLLKEVLVNPIQVEVDEKTVFDTATVAITGSYQLYDAIAAELDRLFGERIATETVIKNTTMAIVIAVLLVVIYLFAGLYYSVVGSINRIGDVTRQMAAGDLNIRLSLNSQDELQQVADDFNQMGAAFQDVVVQIVEATSQLATMAEQTSVVTEQTNQALQTQLSETTQVATAMNEMSATVQEVASSTSNTSQAADEVNHQAAEGQRAMEETMTGIRQLSETVEGAGSVIQQLEQHSVEIGTILDVINGIAEQTNLLALNAAIEAARAGEQGRGFAVVADEVRNLASKTQDSTEEINQMIEKLQSGSAQAVQAVNSAQQLARLAVEQAAKTGESLTHIHGSIERVNDMSTQIASAAEEQSAVTEEINRNIVQINQMTEQTAVGAKQTSAASSDQTRLATELQGLVGRFKV; encoded by the coding sequence ATGAAAGGTATTCTGATCCCGGCCATGTTCCTGATGGAACGGTTACGCTATCCACTGAAATTTGGATTGATCTTTCTGGTTGTACTGGTACCGCTTGTGGTCCTCTCTTACACACTGATTGACCATATCGATGAGAGGCTGGAGGCTATCGAGCATGAACGGCTCGGGCTGGCCTATATCAAGGCGGTTCGCCAGCCGATCGAACATCTGCAGCAACATCGCGGCATGACCAGCGCTTTTTTGAACGGTGCGGAGAATTTTCGTGATCCCATACAGCGGAAACGTGTTGATGTGGACCAGGCAATGGCGGCCCTGCTGGCAATGGACAGGGAACAGGGCGCATTACTGGACACCGGAGACCGGGTCATTGAGTTGATGGATAGGTGGGAGAGGATCAAGAGCTCATCCATGGAGCAGACTACGGCGGTCGCCATTCAGAGTCATACGGAACTGCTGGCAGATATGATCGGATTGATCAGTCATGTGGCGGATGCCTCCGAGATCACCCTGGATTCACAACTGGATACCTACTACCTGGGTGACGCGGTGGTGAATAACCTGATCAACCTGACCGAAAATATGGGGCAGGCCCGGGCGCTGGGTTCCGGAGCGGCGGCAGTGGGGATGCTGGATGAACAGGCCTATGTCCGACTGGCGGTACTGGCAGACAGTATAAACAGCTACGCAAAGCGCTCGGATGCAGGACTGGCAGCCGCTATTCGCGGAAACGGAAGTCTCGACGAAAAGCTGAGTGGCCCGGTGGCCGCCAACAGCCGATCCATCGCCAGGATGCAGTCGCTGCTAAAGGAGGTGCTGGTAAATCCGATCCAGGTTGAGGTGGATGAGAAAACCGTGTTTGACACCGCCACCGTGGCCATAACCGGTTCCTACCAGTTGTATGATGCGATCGCCGCTGAGTTGGACAGGCTGTTTGGCGAACGTATCGCGACTGAAACCGTGATCAAGAATACCACCATGGCAATCGTCATTGCGGTACTGCTGGTGGTGATCTACCTGTTTGCCGGTCTCTACTATTCGGTTGTCGGGAGTATCAACCGGATCGGGGATGTGACCCGTCAGATGGCCGCCGGCGACCTGAACATTCGCCTGTCCCTGAACAGTCAGGATGAACTGCAGCAGGTGGCCGATGATTTCAATCAGATGGGGGCGGCATTCCAGGATGTTGTCGTCCAGATCGTGGAAGCGACATCCCAACTCGCCACCATGGCAGAGCAGACCTCGGTAGTGACTGAGCAGACCAACCAGGCGTTGCAGACCCAACTGAGTGAGACAACCCAGGTGGCGACCGCAATGAATGAGATGAGTGCCACGGTACAGGAGGTGGCGTCCAGCACCAGCAACACCTCCCAGGCTGCCGACGAGGTCAATCATCAGGCCGCCGAAGGACAGCGGGCCATGGAGGAGACCATGACCGGGATTCGGCAACTCTCTGAAACGGTGGAAGGAGCCGGCTCCGTTATCCAGCAGCTGGAGCAGCACAGTGTGGAGATCGGTACGATACTGGACGTGATCAACGGCATCGCCGAGCAGACCAATCTGCTGGCGCTGAACGCCGCCATTGAGGCCGCCCGTGCCGGCGAGCAGGGCAGGGGGTTTGCCGTAGTGGCGGATGAGGTGCGCAATCTGGCCAGCAAGACCCAGGATTCAACCGAAGAGATCAACCAGATGATCGAGAAACTGCAATCCGGTTCTGCCCAGGCTGTGCAAGCGGTTAACAGCGCCCAACAACTGGCACGATTGGCGGTGGAACAGGCGGCTAAAACCGGTGAGTCACTGACCCATATCCATGGATCGATTGAGCGGGTCAATGATATGAGCACCCAGATTGCCAGTGCGGCGGAGGAGCAGAGCGCGGTTACTGAAGAGATCAACCGGAATATCGTCCAGATCAACCAGATGACTGAACAGACCGCTGTGGGTGCCAAGCAGACCTCCGCCGCCAGCAGTGATCAGACCCGTCTGGCAACGGAACTACAGGGGCTGGTGGGGCGATTCAAGGTCTGA
- a CDS encoding V-type ATP synthase subunit D, with protein MSQHQLIKVPPTKNTLLELKKQTRFLEDGHSLLERKRELLTRLVYERVGEYQQLRKETHAAIKSAYRWLGLAHLRMGSRALQQVALGIAPTLQINIIPKRSMGVEYPAISTERLPMEPVGLLGTDTSFDEVRKELTETVLLLTRLGESEMALSRLMAEQRKAQKRVNALKYNIIPRYRNTIRYIESVLEEEERNVLFQIKLLREKDEEKNRRDEERRR; from the coding sequence ATGAGCCAACACCAGCTGATCAAGGTTCCACCAACCAAGAACACCCTGCTTGAACTGAAGAAGCAGACCCGTTTTCTGGAGGATGGTCACTCCCTGCTGGAGCGCAAACGGGAGCTGCTGACCCGGCTGGTTTATGAACGGGTCGGCGAGTACCAGCAGCTGCGGAAAGAGACCCACGCCGCCATCAAATCGGCCTACCGCTGGCTCGGCCTGGCCCATCTGCGCATGGGCAGTCGCGCTCTGCAACAGGTGGCGCTGGGTATCGCTCCCACCTTGCAGATCAATATTATTCCGAAACGGAGCATGGGCGTTGAGTACCCCGCTATCTCCACTGAACGGCTGCCCATGGAGCCGGTCGGACTGCTGGGGACCGACACCAGCTTCGACGAGGTGCGCAAGGAGTTGACGGAAACGGTGCTGCTGTTGACCCGGCTGGGGGAATCGGAGATGGCCCTGAGCCGTCTGATGGCGGAACAGCGCAAGGCGCAGAAACGGGTCAATGCGCTCAAGTACAACATTATCCCCCGTTATCGCAACACCATCCGCTATATCGAATCGGTGCTGGAAGAGGAGGAGCGCAATGTACTGTTCCAGATCAAACTGCTACGGGAAAAGGATGAGGAGAAGAACCGCCGGGATGAGGAGCGACGGCGCTAG